Genomic segment of Roseofilum reptotaenium CS-1145:
AGATTTAAAGGTTGCGCCTCTTTCCTTGGCTTCTCGAGCAACTTCTTTGGCATACTCCCAAAGCGGTTGACTTTCATCTCGAACCAGATATTTTAGGAATGTTTCTAACCCACATTCCGCACGACAAAATGTAGTACAAACACTCAAGCAAGAGCAGTGAGTATTTAAGCTTACCAAAAAAGGGGTAACAAAGGTTGTTCAAAGTGTCATACTAGAGAGGAAATTGATGAAAGTCAACTCTATATA
This window contains:
- a CDS encoding DUF3226 domain-containing protein; amino-acid sequence: MSVCTTFCRAECGLETFLKYLVRDESQPLWEYAKEVAREAKERGATFKSSHGDKANIYTWLAWQDPPGRQLHDAVKQKILDPNHPKAQDFVKWFKT